The Raphanus sativus cultivar WK10039 unplaced genomic scaffold, ASM80110v3 Scaffold1839, whole genome shotgun sequence region caatgggaatatctgaaaattgccatcttgtgcggctgcaactaacataacacctccatactttccacttaggtgagttccatccaccacaatgacccttctctgatacttaaaacctttgatagaagctccaaaagagagaaatagatacttaaatcttttctcagaatcaagttctatagccgtgatagaatcaggatttgcaatggagatttgctcgagatatgaaggcagacgcgaatacccttcttctgctgatcctctcaccaatttctgtgcatataacagtgctctgtatgaagtggtgtaatcaagcgtcatgccaaacatgttcttcattgcatcagtgatatgctgtggagttatcccatcaatgatcccaacacgatcaatgaaaagactaccaacatactttggagtacagtgtctccgctgagcgattcggtctccaattgagcataaatgtttttccacatactttgttacccaaaacgtgtttgacccatgtttcacactcgctctgatcttccatccacaaccgctaacccgacatattgccacaaggagagtttttgttgatttgtatattctgaaagaaaacctacccctcactgctgtcaaccgcagctctgaaagcagtgcatccttgctaacaaaactctggttgacatagatgctggtacaatccgattttcctccttcaatagcatttgtcttagcatatgtcttttcaatttcttcaaaacaaatattatcatcatcttcctcgtcctcatctagaacctttccataaagactgtaatccccaccattctgatccgtttcaccaacaatagtgttatcagcatcctcctccccattttcctcctccccattttcctcctccccatcttgattttcatcttcaacagactcattatcaccaacatcttcaaaacattcatcagcctcatcattatcaccaacatcttcttcccattcaccagcttcatcattatcaccaacatcttcttcccattcaccagcttcatcattatcaccagcttcttctcttttctctgaaaccgtttccaccttgctgcggcttgatacacaaagacatactctatgcgttttgagtatctcgagcaagtttcgaacttgtctatcacttgtaacatgaatgggaggactgcttggagtcatcatcatttctgctggtaatgagtagctaatctccacagtcactgatctcttgtccaggttataatcttcttgagccattgcaacaagttcagcatgtgttgaatcttcattcaataaaaacaatcttgctcctttgagatcatcaaccacaaaatcccaacggaaatctctcaacaaccattctccatacactgcatgtaacttaaaaatcatctgcaaatattcaaaataaaacacattagtaaacatagagaaaatgaagaagttcaacaaacattatcgcagacgacttagatttaagtcgtccagaagacttaaaggtaagtcgtctaaagaggtcacttttgcaattgaaaattaaaagggacgacttaattctaagtcgtccggctttgtttgttaaaaaaaaaattcagacgacttatatataagtcgtctacgaaaaacgggctagttttgcatttgaccgaatcgtgtcagatctttgactatttctggacgacttataaatcagtcgtctctggaaagtaaaaatttcaatattttattcaaactagacgacttacacgtaagtcgtcccaggttagttttgtaattgaaaaataaaacttgaaatttaactttctccagacgacttaactaaaagtcgtccagctagacgacttaatttaaggtcgtccgggataagcaaggtttggacgacttaattgggaaaaattctggacgactttgctttccccggacgactttaaattaagtcttctgacgggacgactttatattatgtcgtctggtaaaaattaaattatgaagttttatttttcaactacaaaactaacctaagacgacttacacgtaagtcgtctagtttaataaaatattgaaattttaactttccgagagacgactgaattataagtcgtccagaaatagtcaaagatctgacacgattcggtcaaatgcaaaactagcctgtttctcgtagacgacttatatataagtcgtctggactgttttttttcaccaaacaaagctggacgacttagtttaagtcgtccgtttgaccagaagactcatcagtaagtcttctacatacagatgacttacttgtaagtcttctacgcgaacagattttgaaaaaaattcaaattcgtaccttcaactaggtgagatgactttgtttgcacacagggtcttctccaaccacccagaacctcaaacgaaagcaaccgtaagtcaaaacgaaagaaatatggctccaaacaattttgaatcaaaagcttcagttttttggatgaatatggagagaaagtgaaagaaatgttgtttttagttcataacaattgaaacagagagagtgtaaagagatttacgtgcattaaagggcattaaaagctccaaacagttcgtacaaggttgttcccactattcatggcagtggcaatattgtaaatacttgaagaaaatgaggttgagacagtaaagaagccattttcgaaaaaaaaaaaaaaaaagggttaatggcattttcgtagataaaatgcagatgtggggttaaaaactcaaaaaaaaaatgagtcaaaagaaaaggttagttttctgtttgaattcaagttttgagtcacttttgcaataagccctaaAATTTGCCTAGACATCCGCATAGACTGCATAATATCCGTCTAAATGCTATTATGTGCTCGAATTATATAAATCTGCATAAAATACTGTATAACATGAAAATAGTACTATTGGTTACAATATAGCACCTAAATGCCGCTAATTTAGATCAGTCATTAAGTTCCTTGTTCTCAATCAGTAagcataatttataaatttaaaaattacattaaccaaatttggttttagatatatcaacataatttatattatgataTCGTTGCAGCAATCAACAATCTAGATCTAGCAAGCAAGAGTTAGtactatactatataatatgttaGACTAATGGAAGGAGTTATGAACCAAATATGGAAAATGGGCAATCAAATCCTAACCTTGGCCTTTAGGAGGGGATCAAGAAGGAGACAGATGACAAGATCGAGATCAAGAATGGATATAGGTTTTGgccaaaaatatgttttttaaaaacgaATTATTTGCGACGAAATAAAACATTAGAGTTAAAAGTTTGAAGATCGAGAATTACACGAAAATGGCCGGCGGCGCATGAGAGATAGAGGAAAAGAGAGAGATATTGAAACTGTAAAGGTTAAAATTTTGGGAAATAAATATATGCATCTCTAAAtttggaaagaaataaaaaataagattaataaGGAATActtttatgaatatatacagaaaaattgaaaggaaaatataaatccaaaaagaaaatatatcataaaaattaataagaatattaaaaataaataaatgattgaAATTAAAATTGGATCGACAAATTATTTCTACATGCGACTTATCATATAATATTAGATATCTCTCAAACTATATAATCCCATTCTATATTTCCTCGATAAAATGGTTTAAATCTTATTTCTCCATATATGCTAGTCTTGTAACCGTTTAGTAAGATATCTAGAAAACAAATTGATCTACAAAATGATCCAATCCGTTAGAACCAGATAATCCTATTTGGCTGGTTCATTTTGCAGCAAACGGAACATTTATGATAAAAAGTATGAATTTCAAAGAAATTAGTTGGGGTTCTTGGAgaacaatttcaaaaaaaatgaccCCTTGGTCTagtataaaatctttttaaagttttttttcctttctttcatgGATTGCCTCATCTCCAGTGTTAAAAAATAGTAGTGTCCTTATCTAACACTAAACCAAAAAGCCATACATAATTCAGTTTTCTTCCATGATTAGAAGATGGATTGATAAGTCAAGTTATCCGTTCTCACTTCTAGTTGCAAAATGAGCTACTAACCACTATGCGTTTTAGCTGTAGCATGAGAGGAAGCTATCGCCTCCAAGCATGCacccaccaaaaaaaaagagatatcaTTGCCACTGCACcaaaaacaaagacaagaagTTGAACAAAACCGCACCAGCATTACCACCACTTGCGGAAACGAGCTACCGTCTTCGAGAGAGGactaatctaaatatttaataatttcttaAGAATCCAGTTCAGAATCTTATAACAATCATACTCcaatatatgtaattttgtaAAGACTGCAATTGATGTTCAGCGCGAATTATACTATCCTCCCACTCTTTTGGAGACCATCGATTACCTATAACACAGTACGCATGATCCAAGAACATGCAGCCGGCCACGTGGAATGGTGTTCACTAGTTAACGAACGGTGAATGAGATTCTTGACTTCAAAGAGACGCGACGGCTCGCCTCTTCCAAAGCGCTAGCACCTCAAACCGTCCACGTGTCCGGCTGTGATTTCGTATTAATATAACTTTGATATTTTCTTccttttacatatataaaatctatAGACATTTGGTACTAAAAGAACACCGCCATTGTTATCCATTAGCTTCAAATTGAAATATACTTCGAAAAGGGATAAACggtatattaatataataagcTTCAATTTGTTATAATGAATGAATGATAAAACTATATGTAAAGACTgcaattttaattaatttggcAATTATTAATCtgactttttttcaaaaaaaaagactgcaattttattataatgaatgagaaaaagtaaatataattcttttacAGTTCCTATCATTATTAAATTCACACGATGAGGCATGACCATGCACTTTTCTTGATAAGGGTTTTAAATTACTTGTATATACTCCCTTCGTTTctaaatagatgatgttttagggagtttttgatgtttcaaaatagttgatgttttagtatatcaatgtactttttaactttatcaaaaaatatgtaaccaatgataaaatataatctattttgtgattggttgaacaatttttaatttatattttaatgatactttttagattaaaaaacaagttttttaataattgtacacaatcctaaaacttcatctattttgaaacagagggagtattaaatatttattccaATGGATTCTGAAGAAACTGGTGATGATTCCATAATCACCCATGCTGGAAACTTCCAGTAAAACCCAGTCGTTGTGTTCTTGTATTACACGCATGTATACACACTTGCATACCTTTGTCTCCATCGTATCTACTTGGTAGAGCAGTTATCTGCACCACAATAAtaatacacaaactctctctctacAATTCCGTTATTGGCTTTGACGTCATTATTTGAATTCTTATCCAattctgaaatatatttttctttttccataCTCAGAGAATCTTGATATTCCCACTTCCTCCTTTAATACTCTTTGCTCTGTTCCAATAAATTTGATTTCACTGATTTTTCCATGAAAGTGAGAGAGACAAATGGTATAATAAGCTACCGACAGCAACAAAAAGCGTTTAAAGCTATGTCTTAACATTCATcccctctcttcttcttcggtTCTGTAATAGCGTTATATGGATTCAGCGTTAAGCAAAAGAGGTTTTAGTTTCGCTCTAAGAAACAAAAAGTGGATTCTTCTCGCAGCCACTGGTTATGGCGTCTTTAAGGTTTATCATTCCCAGAAAAGGAAGCGAATCTCAAAGCTCCTCGCTCTCCTCTTCAACCTCGTCGAAGCATCCTCTCACTCCGCCGAAGCCGTTAGCGTAATCGCCAAGGATCTCACGGAGTTCCTCAGATCCGACTCCGACCAAATCCCAAACAGCTTCAAGCAGGTCTCCAAGCTCGCCAAATCCGACGAGCTCAATTCTTCTCTGATCAGACTCACTCAAGCCGTCACCGTGGGACTGCTCAGAGGATccggtggtgatgatgatgattccgGGTCGGGTTTCGCGGATCGGGTTATGGATAAGCTGTTCACGAAACCCGGTACGGGTTTCGCTTCGGCGATCGTCGGAAGCTTCGCTAGAAACTTAGTCCTCGcgctctcttcttcctcctccggcGAGTCTTCCATCTTCTCCGATCCGAGATTGCGCGACGCGGTTTGCTCCGACGACGGTAGAAAGCTGATCGGCGATTGCGTTCAGCGTTTCGTCAGCACGGCGGTTTCGGTTTATTTGGACGAGACGAGGGGCGTCAACGTGTTCGACGATTTGTTCGCCGGTTTGACCAACCCGAAACACGAGGACGAGGTTAAGCAAACGCTGGTAACGGTCTGTAACGCTGCGGTCGAAGCGTTTGTGAGAGCGTCGAGAAGAGGAGCGACGGAACCGGGATCGGACCGGTCGTTATCTAAAACGCTGACCGTTGGATCTAAACCGGCACCTACGTGGATCGATCGGGTTTCGTATTCGCTGTCTGTACCGAGTAACCGAAAATACGTGGTGGATTTAACCGGGAGGGTGACGTTTGAGACGGTTAGATCGTTGTTAGAAGTGTTGGTGGAGAGAGCGAATGGTAAAGTGGAGAGTTACGTGGAGAGAGTTAGAGAGAGAGGGAACGAGACGAGGAGATTCGTGAGAGTTAAATCATCGCTTCTGCATAGTTTATGTTTGTCTATGTGTTTACAGATTGTTGAGGCTCCTTGGATACTGACTCCAAGAAACTGATCAGGCTTAAAGACAAGAcacagtttcttttttttccttcttctgGTTCTGTAATTCTTGGATTCAATCAAATTCGATGTAAAAttgcttgtttttttcttttgattggtAGAAGAAAatgattgtttgttttgttctgGATTTGGATATTTGGATAATGATAGGCTTGGGACATTATTTGTTTCACGTTTGTGTTTCGTTTTTGTggataaatatgatatatagttGCTGAGTGAGGTTGACGTGGATAAGACAAGAACCATAGCCGTATACGTTCTTTCATGCGAAAAGTTCAAAGAAAGTTTCTTGTTAtttaagagaaaacaaagttgatcactCTCTTGTCCTGATTTGATCTGATCTATCTAACTTCTGCTTATACTTGAGATATACTTTTAGCTTAAAATCCTCAAACTGCAACATCTAATGTGTAACGCAAACATCTCAAATGTGTGTTTCCGAGAATCCCAACGCCGAAAACTAGTACACATAATCAACATCCATTTCAacgtttatcaaaaaaaaaaaaaaactttcaataACTAAAATCAAGCACTAGGAAGCTCAGAAAATCGACGACTTTGTATGTTCATGATAAAATGTGTTACTAATGCAATGGTGTATATATTCACATATAAAACACATTAAGAGAGATAGaagagaaaatatatgtatGAAGCTATTCTCTAACACAAGGAGCTTTGCAAGAAACTAGAGACTTAAGACTATTCTTTGCTTCCGACACAACCTTGTAGTCATCTTCAGTTTCTACATCAGTTGTTGTACACTTTCTCATCGCGATAAGAAAAGGatcatctttctcttcttctcgtTTCTTTCCTGCTTTTCTCCATTTCATTACACAAGAATATCTCATTAACGAGGAAGATGTAACCAACCGTTTTGGTGACGGATATGGTGGCGGCAAAGGTAGCAATGCTGGTACCACCTCGTTTTTTGACGTCATGTCTGTTTCTAACCTAGATAGCGATGATGATGAATCCGACGTAACCAATTTGTTTTCCTGAGAAAACATATGGCTTTAAATTCTATGTAACTCGTGAGAATTTGATCAGATCAACGATAACACGATCGATTTtgggaaagaaaagaaaaaaaaaccgaaAAGTTTGATAGATTTGCAAACTTTATATATACGGATCTATTCACATCACACGATCTTGTTACGTTTCGAAGGGTTCCAGTTGAGACATGATAAAAGCATGCAAAAACAATCAAAGAGGAGACATGCTTGTTACAGTGTTATGGTTATTATTgtaataaatgttacaagagcaTGCATGCATGAACGGGATTTGCTTTAATCCACATTTAATACATACGGtattaagtaaatatacatatttgtaATGTAAACCAAATCGGATCACAATCTCATCCAGCTGCAACCTCGTTGCTTCATAGCTCCACCAATCAGATTCATGGCTTCTCTAGTCTCTTCTGCTTCTTTCCACAAACCAGCCCCTGCGTAAATATTCGACAGTTGAACATAAACCGAGGAAGGATCATCCTTCTCCTGTTCCATTAGCAACCTAGCAACCATCTTCCCCAGCTTCAAATCTCCATGAGCAGCACAAGCACTAAACAAACCCCACAACGCATCTACCCTACACCCGCTCATCTTCTTCACCAAGCTTCCCGCTTCATCCAGGTAACCCGCCCGACCAAGAAGGTCCACCAAGCACGAAAAATGATCCGCACTCGGTTTCGCAATCGAGTTAAAGATCTCAAGCCCCTCTTCGACCAAACCGGAGTGACTACAAGCAGAGAGAACCGCTGTGAACGTGGCTGCATCGGCATccacttctccttcctcttgcATCGTCTTGAAAGCAACAACCGCGCTCTCTCCTCCCCCGTGCCTCGCGTACGCAGAGATCAGAGAGTTCCATGACACGACGTCCTTTTCAGACATCTGGTTGAACACTTGAAGAGACTTTTGCACAGTCCCGCATTGAGAGTACATGTTTATAAGCGCGTTACCTAGCAACGTCTCCTCGAAGAGCCCGTGTCTGATGACGTAAGCGTGAGCCTGCTTCCCGAGCATCAACGAAGAAATGTTCACGCAGATGCTCAAGAGAATGCTGAGAGTATACGCGTCAGGTAAGACTAGAACCTCTGTTTCTAGCAACCTAGAGAATCTTTTCAAACCTTCAAAAGGTAACCCGTTATGGTAAAGCCCTGAGATCATCGCGTTCCATGAGATTAGATTCTTCTTCGGAGCTCCTCCGAATATTAGATCAGCTTTTGCTATCTCACTCTGCTTAGAGTAGGCAGAGATCAACGCGTTGGAAACTTCCATCTTCGAACTGAGACCAAACTTGATCACACACGCTTGAACCATCTCCAAAGCATCTAAATCTAGAGAGCTTGCTAAAAGACTCCCGAAAGTAAACTCATCCGGTTTAACTCCGATTCCATGCATTCGCTTGTACACCGACACCGCAGACTCGCCCAACCTCGCTTGGTTAT contains the following coding sequences:
- the LOC108848394 gene encoding protein PHLOEM PROTEIN 2-LIKE A10-like — encoded protein: MDSALSKRGFSFALRNKKWILLAATGYGVFKVYHSQKRKRISKLLALLFNLVEASSHSAEAVSVIAKDLTEFLRSDSDQIPNSFKQVSKLAKSDELNSSLIRLTQAVTVGLLRGSGGDDDDSGSGFADRVMDKLFTKPGTGFASAIVGSFARNLVLALSSSSSGESSIFSDPRLRDAVCSDDGRKLIGDCVQRFVSTAVSVYLDETRGVNVFDDLFAGLTNPKHEDEVKQTLVTVCNAAVEAFVRASRRGATEPGSDRSLSKTLTVGSKPAPTWIDRVSYSLSVPSNRKYVVDLTGRVTFETVRSLLEVLVERANGKVESYVERVRERGNETRRFVRVKSSLLHSLCLSMCLQIVEAPWILTPRN
- the LOC108848895 gene encoding pentatricopeptide repeat-containing protein At3g49740 yields the protein MRKALCLTESLSPTSTTLLDLNRRLTALTRSGSNANALNLFADIHRSTTLNPDHYTLSSAITAASHLRDPTVSGGQLHSYAVRSGLSRHSHVSNTLLSLYAGTSLLSLKKSFLEIEHPDVYSWTTLLAACFKLGEIDYAFKVFDEMPERNNAAVWNAMITGCKEKGYYGTSMELFREMHVVGVGHDKFGFSTVLSVCCLRFGRQVHSLVVKAGFLSASSVVNAVITMYFNGGVVSDACSVFEEAGVGVRDQVTFNVVIDGLAGLRRGEPLLVFREMLESGLRPTDLTFVSVMSSCSCAGMGRQVHGLAIKTGYEEYTLVSNSAMSMYSSFEDLVAARKVFESLREKDLVTWNTMISGYNQARLGESAVSVYKRMHGIGVKPDEFTFGSLLASSLDLDALEMVQACVIKFGLSSKMEVSNALISAYSKQSEIAKADLIFGGAPKKNLISWNAMISGLYHNGLPFEGLKRFSRLLETEVLVLPDAYTLSILLSICVNISSLMLGKQAHAYVIRHGLFEETLLGNALINMYSQCGTVQKSLQVFNQMSEKDVVSWNSLISAYARHGGGESAVVAFKTMQEEGEVDADAATFTAVLSACSHSGLVEEGLEIFNSIAKPSADHFSCLVDLLGRAGYLDEAGSLVKKMSGCRVDALWGLFSACAAHGDLKLGKMVARLLMEQEKDDPSSVYVQLSNIYAGAGLWKEAEETREAMNLIGGAMKQRGCSWMRL